From the genome of Nicotiana tabacum cultivar K326 chromosome 17, ASM71507v2, whole genome shotgun sequence:
GATTACTCGTAAAATTTTGTTATTTCACAAAATCACCGTCATCTGGTTGTTGCACAGTAAATAACTTTATGTCAGAAAACGTCAAAGGACAATATGTTCTGAACTTGGGTCGTCTGTTATGACATACCAATGGTTATCTGGAAGCTGGAAGAGGACACTTAATTTAAGCAAGTTGGAATTTCGAGATCTTCCTAGTGAATTTCTTATTATCCCATAAGTTTTTGCAAGTAGAATGAAGGGAAATTAATACTATATGGCCTATAATGAACTAGCATGTGAATAGCATAGTGTGGCATCTTCTAAAGAGTTTAAACTTGCGAAGAAGAAAGACCAAACCCAGAAATCTATTGATTGAGCGTTGATCATTAGACTATCCAACATTGACATTGGTGAACCTTGCAAAACTGCCAAGTTGGTACATGGTGTGGGTCGTTGACTAGGAGCGGGATTAAGTTTACGGTGTAGAAAAGGTGGACAATCAAATTTTTTGCTGATTCCCTGCTCTACATTGTTTGATTGTTGTAAATCCTGTCTCCATTAAAAGTTGTAAATCCTAACACCAAACAAAATTTAACTTTTCTCCATTTGACATGCTTTGATCATTTATGGATTCTATGCGAGATTCAGATTTGTGCGACATATGAGCGGATTACATTATCAATGGGACAACAGAGAAGTTTGACTTCAAAGTAAGTTTGAAAAGTTGACAGAGTAAGTTCATTGTTGGAAATTTGTCTTAAGCAAGATCATTGTTGGACTTCAATTGCTCCAATTTCTCTTGTATAGGTCCTGATGTCAAACAGTCGTCCACCTTAAATTCCAACATATCTCCGAAAATAAAGTTAGAAACGCTTTCTTCATTTCCTTCTCGAATCCAAAGGGGACTTTCTCATATTTAAAATCTTTCTTCTCTGTGttccatttattattatttttaccacAGGATAGGTCTGCAAAGTGAACCATACAAAAAGAAATGAGGAAAAAAATGACTTGGCCAGAGCGCCTTAAATTGAACCTAGAAGCCTTAATAATTCCGTAAATGTAAACAAAGAACTTGAAGCATGGTCCTGTATTTAATGTGCAATTTACATTTTCTGTTAAATAATAAAAGAACTCTAGAGATCaaaatctcataccaaattttacGTTCTTTTTGGAGAGCAATAAACGTAAGCCTACATTTTAGTATAATGGACATCACACATTCTACATTTACCAACTTGAATATTGTCAAATAATACATAAGTTTTACAACCACAACACTTACAGATCATTGAGAGAACCCATCTCCTCATTCATCCCCTGATACCTCGTCATTGCTCAAGCATCATCCTTAGAAGTAGATACACAAATAAATCTAAGGaagttcaatatatatatatataatttttacctaTCTAAGAGGTGGATAGATATTGTATCTTTGTATTATTGCTTCAGTTTTATAATTGGTGCGATTGTTGTTGcccttccttttttctttcctaAGCCGAGAGTCTTTCGAAAACAGTCTATCTGCCTTCttgaaggtaggggtaagatctgcgtacatacTATCATCTCCAAACCCCACTTGTTGGATTacattgggtttgttgttgttgtaaaaggTGGAACACCCCTTGGAGCTATGTGGCTCCGCCACGGTAAACATACATGGTATAATAATAAAATAGATCAACCAAATACTAATGCCTTGGTCTAAAAACTCGTAGAACTGGGGAAAAAGCACAAATAACTCGAATTCACTACTACATAATCCCCAAAATCTCAGTGCTAAGTTGCATTTACCACAATAAGCAGAACAAAATAGCAGATAACACGCAAACCACTTGATATAATGTTACTTACAACCACAGCTCTTTGATAAACACTAAACATTCACAACCGTACCTATTCTAAAAATTACCATTTACAAAATACTTAAAGAGTATGAGTTAGCCTGAGACATTTACATGTTTGGGATGCACATAATGAGTCAACAAACATGGCACCACCAGTCACGATCAGTCGTTAGCTTGAAATTTTTTGTAGGAGGacctgaaaatttcaaataaagaacaaaaagCAAACAGCAAATTATTTGAGGCTCAAGTGCTACTCTTCTCACATCTGGCAATCTCACTACTTCCTCTTTGCCCTAGTCCTTCGGGATCTGCCCTCAAGCTTCCCATTTTGATCTGATTCCAAGCTACCATTGTTCCTCACCTTCTGACCACTTTCCCCAGACAGAGTCTCCTGCAGCAGCATGCTTTAATGATTCACATCAAACAGAACATGAAAAGAAAAAGGTAATTTGGGGAAATTCTCACGtaaaaaaagataatttggggagAAGAGAGGCAAATCAAAAGCTGAATTCAACAGCCACAACCAATACCAACAAGGATAGCCTCTTCAATTCGATGAAACCAGACTCTTAATCATACTCTCTTCGTAATATAACTGGGAGAGAACAGGTATTAAAGTGAAAGTTGGAATTTATTGTACTTACATATGTGAGGGTCTAAAAGTAGAAATATTGTATTTGTGAAAGATTTCAAACTCTCTTTGGTGAGAAAGTAGGCCCCACGATAACATTTTTATGGTAGGATATTAAAAAGGAACTGATATTTTAGAGAAAAGTTTCCTTTCTATGAGAGGACACAAATTTCAGATTACTCAAAATAGAATTAGGACTTGAACTAATAGAGTTTCCTTTCTATTAGTGCATACGACAATATAGACTTGCCTCCTAACTTATATCTATCAGTGTATTGGTATGTACATTGAAAAACGAGGATACAATTCACTGCCTGAGTTTCACATAATTAGAATGCTGAGTAGTTATCTAAAGTTTAAAAGCATAAATGTGGgttatagaaaataaaataaaataaggacaAACAGAGAGTACAACAGGAATCAAGACAGAAGATTACTCAATGTATCCCATAATACCTAAGACTACTCTAACACTACTCTACGGTGTTAAGGCGGAAATCATtccatatataaaattataaaaagtaGATAATTTCAAATCATCATGAAGCTGTAAGCAATCGTAACCTTATAAAGACAATAGGCTTACCTGACTTGCCTCCGTGGCTTTTTTAACATCGATTGTTGTCACTTCTCGAACAGTAACAATTTTATCAACATACACAGTGGTCTCCGCTGCAGCAATGGGAGTTTGGTCAGGTGGCACTTCCAAGTGTTCAACTTCTGGTGCGTCTGGTGCTGTTGATAATGGACTAGAAAGgaccagaaaaaaaaaataaagtcatCAAAACAATATTCAATTTCTACTTTATAACATACAGAAGGGGAAGTGGGATAACAGAAAAGTGTGTGCTACTCCACATGTCAGCTATTAAGAGCAGAGAATTACCGTGATGCACCATTCTCGGTCGATTGACTTGTAAAATCCCCATTTTCCCTCCGCCTTTTGTTACTTTGTGTACGATCAAGCAATGTATCAGCACATCTCTTAAGCCACGAGAATGGAGTAGAGAGAGGAGAAGATGAACTGTCGTTTTCTTTAATGATGGAAGAAATATCTTGTCTAACACCATTATTATAATTACCATTCGGACTAGCATCCAGTACCGAGGGATGCTTCGGAAACCTTTTTGCAGAATGTTTATTGGATTGTAGATCCGAATGTAATTTTTTGGGAGTGACAATACGATCTGGTATGATCTTAACATCCTCCAATTTTTTTAACTGCTCAATCTGAGCAAGAATCTCCTCCCTATCAGCATGAAGTAATTCCCTTTGTTTCTCTAATTTCAGCCTTTGCACCTTAAGCTCTTCTATAGCATTATTTAGCTCTGCCCACTCTTTGTCCCTTCTCTCACGATCCAAATTGATATCTTTTCTCTCAGCATCTAGTTTCTTCAACTCCAGCCCAACATGCTCCAATTCCTTCTCCACAGTCTCCCTCTGAGATGCAATATCCTgaagttctcttttcttttgttcctCAAaggccttttccttttcttttaggtCAGTCTCTATTTCTTCACGCCTTTTTTCAATGCGGTTCTCTAGCTCTTTCTTCTGCATCTCAACATCCAACAAAAAGTTTTCACGTTCTTTCTGAATTTTGCTAAACCATTCTGCACGCTCACACTCAATTTCATACATGAAGGCTTCACGGTCACGAGAAAGTGACTCCAGATTTTGTTTATATTCTTCTTGAATTGCATTCTTCTCTGCTTTCAGGCTGTCACGGCTATCCTTAAGAAGCTTAGAAATGGCTATCCTCTCCTCAGCCACACGTTCAGCTTCTTTCTGCAActcttctcttttctcatcaattaCCTCCCATTCAGTCTCAAATTTAGCTTTCTCTGCTTTCAACCGATCTGCCTCCTTTTCAATCTCTTCTTTCTCCTCTCTAATCATATCAATCTCTTGCTTTAGCCTTGTTTCCAGAATCAGCAACTCTTGAGTTTCACTTTTCATAGCCTCCACATTTTCTTCCTCATGGTCgatggtttttcttttttcatcCAGCATTTTCGCAgacttttcaagatcatttttcattttgttaATTCCTTCCCTTTCTTGCTGCAAAACTGTTCTCTTCAACTCTATCTCTTTTTCAGTAGCTTGGAGGTTTCTTTCCTTTTCCTCAATAACATGTAACCTGTCTTCCAACTCTTTCTCCTTCTCAACCAGTGTTCTTGATTGAATCTCCAAATCGTGTTCCTTGTCAGCAAGTAGGTCCTCCCGATGCTTAATATCCATATCTTTCAACTCCCAAGCCCGCCTCTTGGTCTGAATCTCACCTTCCACCAATTTTCGTTTTGTTTCCAACTCCACCTCGATAGAGGAAATCTTAGTTACTAGCGTGGCCTCCTGATTAGCCATAACCTGTTTAACGCCACCCTGCATGGTTCATCAGAGTAATCAGAAAACAAAGGTATTTCTCAGTAAAGGATGGAAAGATAGTTTACTTTAGTGTCAAAACTTACGATCTCCTTGCTTTCAAGCTTCCCCTGTAATAGCAGTAGTTCTTCCTCTTTCTTGGTAAGCTCACATTCCTTTTTTATTACGGCCTGTGAAAAGACACGACAATTGGGTAAATAAATTCTTCAATATCTTTCATCAGAAAAGGCTAATATACATAATAAGCTCAGTATAGAAGAAGAGAGAAATAGGCTCACTTCCTCTCTTGCAGATATAGGCTTAAGTTTCAGCTCCAGATTGTGCTTTTCCTCATTCAGGGCTTTAACGTCATTCTCCAAATTTAATTTAGCATTGTCTAAGTCTTTCTCGCGTCTGTTCAGTTCTTGAGATCTGTTAAATATAAAATCTTCCCTCTTATTGAGCAAAGCCTGAGCATCAAGTAACTCTTCCTGCGACCGCTGTAGAGTTTTCAGCCTTTCAGATAAAGATTGTTTCTCCAGATGGATCTCTTTCTCTTTAGCTTCACAACTGACAGATTATAGAAAATGCTAACTTAATCATGTGCATGAGGAAAAGAATAGCACGTGTGCCTCCATAGAGGATATCATCAAGCAATTATCTTTTCCTACCTAGAGTCCTAGACTACCTAAAATATGATCATTCCCTTAGTTGAAAGGAATGAAACAATTGAATCTTTTGATGTGGAAAATTCACATAGTTACAGATAAGTGTCAATTTCATGAATGCCGTTTTATCCTTTATTTTTTAGAGATAAGATAGAAATCTTTTAATCAACTAACTTCAGCACCAAGTGGGTACTGAAAAATATGACAAAATATATATGACTTTCATTCCTTTAAGTAAGCAACTAATCTATGAAATTCAGTCCGCAGTCAAAATTATTTACATAAAGTCTTCCTACACCAAAATACATATTCTGTAAACATCTAATTTTTTCAGAAGACTCAAGTAAATATTTATCCGCAACAAATgtctatgattttttttttccaaccaCACTGGGCAGGCAATcctataaataatacttcaaagaGAATAgcatattttccttttcttttcttttatcctAACAACCGACAAATCCGTTTCCTAGATTCGGAACTCAGTGGATAACGGGCACatccctctacccttctccacttaaatagcAGATGTGCGTCTACCACATATACCGGGCTGTACTACCTTTGCCATTGAACCAAAGTCCTGGCGAGTTTGAAGAGAATATCATCTTAGTGAACAAGGTACAATACATGCAAGCAGTTGAACCTGAGTGGTGTTTCTCAGTCTAGaatccttttttttaaaagaagaagctAATGGTCGAGTAACAATAACTACTAGGAAAACATGAGCCCAGCACACATCAAACCACATTACAAATAGAAGAACATCCTTATCAACTTTAAGCACATACTCTGACTTGAATGATAATGTCTGTCTCCTAAGATCATCTTCTCGTGCCTCAACTTCACGTAATTTTCTTTCTGCACTACGCTGAAAAAGGCTGGCTTCTGCTTCCAAGGATTCTGCTTTACGCAACTTTTCCTCTGCATCAGCGTACTTCTTCTGAGCATCCTCCATCATGCTTCGTGCTTCAGCCAATTTAATTTCAGATGCAACTTTTGATTCAGCACATTCTGCTCGCATCTCATGCAACGCTTTCTCAATctgtttaaaattcaaaatatgtcaGCAAGATCATGAAAGAACAACTTGGGGAAGCAAACAAGCAGAGTAATCATACGTTTGCAACGCATTCTTTCTCAATCCCAAGAGCTTTCTTCAGATTATCTTCACGTTTCTTAGCTTCAGCCTCATCAGCCTGACGTGCAGCGCGTTCGCGCTTGTATAAGAATTCAGCTGACTCGGAAGCTGCTTTAAATTGTTCATTCTTGGAATCCCACTCCTTCCTTTCCAGGATGAGAAGACCCATCTGATATTGATGGTCATACAGCTACATCCAGTACAGAGATGCCATCATGAACCAAGTTAGCCAATAAATTGAAAATACCAAGGTGCAATATAGACTTTGATATTTATTACATTCAAGCAATATTCCTAAAGGGGCATAAAGAACATTACTAGAATGGAACTTGGGCAAATTAAACAGTAGGTATGCCCTCAACAAAAACGAGTATATATGACAATACTATGATAATAAATTCAACCGCCccaaaaaaagaaagcaaaaaaagaCATAGCAGAATTTAAGGGGGTATATCATTAACCAATCAATACGCTGAGCCTTAGTCACAAACAAGTTGGGTCTAGTAATAAATCTTTAAAACGTAAAATAATAAAGTGTAAAATTAATTAACAGACCTCAGCTTCGAGTTTGGCAATATAGGCAATAAGAGCTGCTTTATCTCTGCGTTTAATGGAGTCCTCATCAAACCCAGCTTCACGCAGTCGCTTCCATATGACTTCATCTGTCAAAGGGGTTCTTGAACTTGAAACCCTACCTGACGCCGAAACAAGCGTTCGATTCACCGGAGTCAAAGCCAGTCTCTCTGACCCTGGACTTGTCATTCTTGATTTCTCTACACTTTTGATGAAAATCAAAGATTCGACTTATCTTAATCAATTTGTTGAATTCTTGCCTAATAAGCCCCTTTACTTTCCCCTTCACAAGAACAATGCAGTTGATGGTATTGGGGGGGACTCCACACAAACTTTTTTCTGCTTTCTTCTTTTGccttttttgctat
Proteins encoded in this window:
- the LOC107815585 gene encoding uncharacterized protein LOC107815585 produces the protein MTSPGSERLALTPVNRTLVSASGRVSSSRTPLTDEVIWKRLREAGFDEDSIKRRDKAALIAYIAKLEAELYDHQYQMGLLILERKEWDSKNEQFKAASESAEFLYKRERAARQADEAEAKKREDNLKKALGIEKECVANIEKALHEMRAECAESKVASEIKLAEARSMMEDAQKKYADAEEKLRKAESLEAEASLFQRSAERKLREVEAREDDLRRQTLSFKSDCEAKEKEIHLEKQSLSERLKTLQRSQEELLDAQALLNKREDFIFNRSQELNRREKDLDNAKLNLENDVKALNEEKHNLELKLKPISAREEAVIKKECELTKKEEELLLLQGKLESKEIGGVKQVMANQEATLVTKISSIEVELETKRKLVEGEIQTKRRAWELKDMDIKHREDLLADKEHDLEIQSRTLVEKEKELEDRLHVIEEKERNLQATEKEIELKRTVLQQEREGINKMKNDLEKSAKMLDEKRKTIDHEEENVEAMKSETQELLILETRLKQEIDMIREEKEEIEKEADRLKAEKAKFETEWEVIDEKREELQKEAERVAEERIAISKLLKDSRDSLKAEKNAIQEEYKQNLESLSRDREAFMYEIECERAEWFSKIQKERENFLLDVEMQKKELENRIEKRREEIETDLKEKEKAFEEQKKRELQDIASQRETVEKELEHVGLELKKLDAERKDINLDRERRDKEWAELNNAIEELKVQRLKLEKQRELLHADREEILAQIEQLKKLEDVKIIPDRIVTPKKLHSDLQSNKHSAKRFPKHPSVLDASPNGNYNNGVRQDISSIIKENDSSSSPLSTPFSWLKRCADTLLDRTQSNKRRRENGDFTSQSTENGASRPLSTAPDAPEVEHLEVPPDQTPIAAAETTVYVDKIVTVREVTTIDVKKATEASQETLSGESGQKVRNNGSLESDQNGKLEGRSRRTRAKRK